A genomic window from Astatotilapia calliptera chromosome 12, fAstCal1.2, whole genome shotgun sequence includes:
- the LOC113033669 gene encoding ribosomal biogenesis protein LAS1L-like: MNKKGSEKTRHVVAWLNKAEWDQVRDYLYSMDSSLQRFALERISAWRARCANSFPVAVDCTADLVRCQVRDRSGQLTGDDLTLMYGTALVRFVNLITDRQQGRKARPLRQLAGNLNIPEWVVDLRHEIMHGTLPSLKWCRKGCKVALEWLQQEFWSRQLGGGPDEQLVARQKEVDACRNARELLISFQKGQYQAFDDGSPEDKGKSLWQAPLADMSSLLGEIKQFALGSRELLIDVLLEDGFLVPTMEQLEALGCATSDSASPTEPRVPQTFLRFWLPLLKMLNSSSFIHLFLEKLFVELKLLSKEPNGHRCFYISAWISEVFLCNNNKFEYHFETRLQKKARMKDRIFINRIKLRWQQLLSACLDAPCISTPHLIQLVLDDMEHPPPQETREKLFQLCSIYTQTERSEASTPLQQQQQPIYTVSMLLDQMQHSSPMDSERSEERKWADVQAERALALRGSPWQVCTDNVTWKNYDLGKVPGQSDDPSCLMVDNYSIMTVFDQPVELESSATRSSIPGASAPARPAEGLLWSNSELN; this comes from the coding sequence ATGAATAAAAAGGGCTCTGAGAAAACACGCCATGTGGTAGCCTGGCTTAACAAAGCGGAGTGGGATCAGGTTCGGGACTACCTTTACTCGATGGACTCCTCTCTGCAGAGGTTTGCGTTAGAGAGGATATCGGCTTGGAGGGCCAGGTGCGCTAATAGTTTTCCCGTGGCCGTGGACTGCACAGCAGACCTCGTGCGCTGCCAGGTGCGGGACCGGTCCGGACAGCTTACCGGAGATGACTTGACCCTGATGTACGGGACGGCCCTGGTAAGATTTGTTAATCTTATCACGGATCGCCAGCAGGGGAGAAAGGCCCGGCCGCTGAGGCAACTGGCTGGAAACTTGAACATCCCCGAGTGGGTGGTGGATCTGAGGCACGAAATCATGCATGGGACTCTTCCTTCTTTGAAATGGTGCCGAAAGGGATGTAAGGTGGCCCTGGAGTGGCTCCAGCAGGAGTTTTGGTCCAGACagctgggaggaggccccgatGAGCAGCTCGTTGCCAGGCAGAAAGAAGTGGATGCCTGCAGAAACGCTCGGGAGCTGCTGATCTCTTTTCAGAAGGGCCAGTACCAAGCTTTTGATGATGGGTCTCCTGAAGACAAGGGGAAGAGCTTGTGGCAGGCCCCCTTAGCAGACATGAGTTCGTTGCTGGGTGAGATCAAGCAGTTTGCACTGGGGTCCAGGGAGCTGTTGATTGATGTGCTGCTGGAAGACGGTTTTCTTGTTCCTACCATGGAGCAGCTGGAAGCATTAGGCTGTGCAACATCTGACAGTGCCAGTCCCACTGAGCCCAGAGTCCCACAAACCTTCCTGCGCTTTTGGCTGCCCCTGCTAAAGATGCTTAACTCTTCGTCTTTCATTCACCTCTTCCTGGAGAAGCTCTTTGTGGAACTGAAGCTGCTCAGCAAAGAGCCCAACGGTCACAGGTGTTTCTATATTTCTGCATGGATTTCAGAAGTCTTCctctgcaacaacaacaaatttgAATATCATTTTGAGACAAGGTTGCAGAAGAAAGCCAGAATGAAGGACAGGATTTTCATCAACCGCATCAAGCTGAGGTGGCAGCAGCTTCTCTCTGCATGTCTGGATGCCCCCTGCATCAGCACACCTCACCTGATCCAGCTAGTCCTGGATGACATGGAGCATCCCCCCCCTCAGGAAACCAGAGAGAAGCTGTTCCAGCTCTGCTCCATCTACACACAGACAGAGCGCTCAGAGGCCAGCAcacctctgcagcagcagcagcagcccatATATACTGTGAGTATGCTGCTGGACCAGATGCAACACTCCTCACCGATGGACTCGGAGAGAAGTGAGGAGCGCAAATGGGCAGACGTGCAGGCTGAAAGAGCACTTGCCCTCAGAGGTTCTCCGTGGCAGGTGTGCACTGATAATGTCACATGGAAGAACTATGACCTTGGTAAAGTTCCTGGACAGTCGGACGACCCGTCGTGCCTCATGGTGGACAATTATTCgataatgactgtgtttgaCCAGCCAGTGGAGCTGGAGAGCAGCGCGACACGTAGCAGCATCCCCGGGGCCTCGGCTCCAGCCCGGCCAGCTGAGGGCCTCCTCTGGAGCAACAGC